CGGGATGGCGTTGAGACTCTGGATAAAAATTATCACATTTTTATCACAGAGCAAAGAAAAGGGGCTACAGCAATTGCTGTAACCCCTTGAGTTGATTGGTAGCGGGGGCCGGATTTGAACCGACGACCTTCGGGTTATGAGCCCGACGAGCTACCGGACTGCTCCACCCCGCGATGAGAAATGCATATTAAACGACATGCTCTCCGATGTCAAGTAAATTATGCCAAATCACAGGATCTTAGGCTGCTTCGTATCGAGGAACATGTTCATGACCGCCGACGGCGCGCTGGAGATCGTGCCGGCGGTCATGATCGGTGACTTGTTGATGAACTGGTTCGGCTTGTGCGAGGCGATCGTGATCTCCGGCGGCTGGGTGTGGATCGTGAAAGACCAGTTCATCTCGAAAGCGTTGCCCGCCTTGTCGACTACGTTCAGTTTGATCCTGCGGCCTCCGTCGGCAGCGGGGCCGACGGCGTGTAGGTGATCTTGTTCGCGGCGGCCTGCGCGGCTGCCGACACGTCCCGTCCGTCGACGAAGAGCCCGTGTCGGTCGTGCTGACGCCGATTCCGTCGTCGACGTATTCCGCCGAGATCACGGGTTGGCATTGTTGATCAGGCCGTATTTGCGGGGTTCAGGCTCGAACCGATGTTCACGACCGGCGGCTGCCCGTCAGCAGCCGGCTTTTCCCGGCCGGGAGCCTTCTTCGCAGCCGCGCCGGCAAATCCCGCCTGGAGAAGGAAGATAACTGCGAAAAGGATGGCACCATAGCGCTTCGTGATTTATTTCCCCCTGTACCGATGACTTTAAAACAACTATGATGGTAGTAAAACAGTATATTTTAGTCAATGCATATTTATTTGTTTTCATAGACATGCTGCGAATATGTTCAGGAATCCTGGGCCGCTCCGAAGTCGCTTGTTGACAAGGTCTTTTTTATTCAGTTATAATAAGATAGTTTTAGTTTCGCCGCGTCGCATCCGGGCGCACAGAACAATAACAGAACAATATATGAAGCGACGGACCACCCTTATTGCAGCTGCTGCTGCGCTCATCGCCTGCCTGCCCCTGGCCCAGGCCCGGGCCGACATTTTCCAGTATACCGACGAAAACGGCGTTCTCAATTTCACGAACGTGAACGGCGACGGCAGGAAGCACAAGCGCGTGCGGTCCGAGCCGGCGCAGGCAGGCCCGGCCACCACACAGGCCCCTGCAGGGAAGCCGACGCCAAGCCACCTATCGTCATCGAACATTCCGAGCGTGTACCTCGACATCATCAACAGCGCCTGCGAGCGCCACGGAGTCGACCCCTCGCTGGTCCATGCCATCGTCAAGGTGGAGTCTGACTTCAATCCCTACGCAACCTCGAACAAGGGAGCAATGGGCCTCATGCAGTTGATGCCGGAGACCGCCGTGAACATGAACGTCAGGAACACGTTCAACCCGGCGGAGAACATCGATGGAGGGGTCAAGTACCTCAGGTACCTGATCGACCGGTACGAGGGGAATCTCTCGCTCGCCCTCGCGGCGTACAATTCGGGGGAGACGGCGGTCAGGAAATGGGGCACCATACCGCCCTTCAAGGAGACGCAGAGCTACGTCCAGCGGATCATGAAGATCTACAACGGCGGTACAGCCCGGAGCTTCGCCACGGGCTGTACCATCTACATGGGTTACAGCGAGGACGGATCCCTCGTCCTCACTGACAATCCCTCCGGCCGTTCAGGCGGCAAGCTCAAAGCCCGGAAGAAAAGCCTGTGAAAGAATCAATGATCAATGAGGAATTAAGAATAGTAACTCCTGATTCCCCATTCCTGATTGTAGCCCCCTGCCTGTTCACTCCTACTTCCTCATTCCTCACCCTTAATTCTAATCCCCTACACCCACACCACCTTGTCGAAGTCCTGCATGCCCTCCACGATATGGTTCGTCGTGCCCCGCTTGCCGACAGCGAGCCGGGATTCCAGGTCATAGTGCTTGAGACAGGTTCCGCAGGAGTAGATCTCGACGCCCATGCCCTCGATCTCCTTCAGTACGCCGATGACCTCCTCGTTCACGGTCGTGAGCTTCACGCCGGCGTTCAGGAAGAAGATCGTGTGCGGCAGTTGCTGATTGACCTTCATGGTATCGAAGAAACCCTTCATGAGCTTGCTGCCCAGATCCTCGTCCTTGCCCAGGCTGTCGGTCCCGATGATCAGCAAGAGGATTTTCTTCTTTTCCTGAAATTCCGGACTCCGGACACCCTGCGCTCGTTCGTTCGCAGTCGTTAACGCCGCGTGCACGTCCCGCGGCTGCGAACCGGTCTTGCAGGCGTAGCCCTTCACGACCTTCACGAACCAGTCCTTCCCCTCTTTCCGCGTTTCGGCGAACATGCCCTTCTGCGCCGCGAACCCGGCGACATTGAGCGCCGACTCCTCATTGTCGACGACGACCTCGACGATACCCTCGGAGACCTTCGCCAGGGCCTCCTCGGCCATCATGACCGGCATGGGGCATGCTTTTCCGCGCGCATCGATCTGCATAGGCACCTCTCAGAATAAACTGATGACCTGACTACTGCCTGTTCCTCTACGGCGTCGACGAAAGGGAATCAGGAGAGCGGCCCCTTGCTCTCCTGATTCTTTCCAAAAACGCTCTCTATCTTGCTCGTGACGATATCTGCGGTAAAGGGTTTGACGATATAATCATTGACGCCGAGCGCCTTCGCTTCGATAACATGCCCCTTTTCCGCGTCGGCGGTCAGCATGAAAATTACCAGGTCCTTCAAGTCAACGTCGCTCCGCATGATTCTGATCAGGCTCACGCCGTCCAATTTGGGCATGTTCCGGTCGCAGAGCAGGAGATCATACCGTCTCCGCTTGAGTTCGGCCAGCGCCTCAACGCCGTCTTTGGCCTCGGATATGTTGGAGAAACCCATCTCCCTGAGGATGGAGATCACCGAACTGCGTACCGGTTCGGTATCGTCTGCAACGAGTATTCTTATATATCGGTAATCCTTCATTGCCAACCCCGCACCGGTTCAGGGAAAGGTCCCTGCAGGACAGACGCCCCTCCCCCAGGAGCCAGGAGACCCCCTCTCATGACACGACTTCCCTCGGTTTACGGCGCATCATCCCCGGCTGCAAGTCGCGGGATTCACAGCCGAGCGCGGATAGCTGTGCCGCGCTTGTTGCCAGAGCGTGAGTGTAAGGTTGATGCATGGTTTTTGTCAATGGAATTGACGGGGTTTGCGCATGCAACGCCCCCTACAGCAAACTGGCCCACACCTTGACGGCCGTTGCGAGGATCAAGGCCGCGAGCAGCCATCTCAGGAACCGCGTGTTCGTCTTTTTTCCCATGATGCTGCCCCATCGCGCCGCGGGAATAGCGCCGACGAGGAGGGGGATCGCCAGTTGGAACGGGACCTGGCCCGTCGCGAGCTTGCCCACAAGCCCCGCCGATGACGAAAAGAGCCCGATCGCGAGGGTGCTTCCGAGGGCGACCCGCAGCGGAATCTTAAGCACGTACAGGAGGACGGGGATCAGGATGAAAGCGCCGCCCTGCCCGACGAGGCCAATGGTGAACCCGAGAACGATCCCGATCGCTACCGCCAGGCCTTTATTGAAGGTGACCGTGTCCTCCGTCATCTCGTCGCGGGCATGGCTCCGGGGGACCAGCATCATCGCCGAGGCTATCAAAGCCAGCACGCCGAAGACGATCAGGAGCGCTCCGTCGGGAATCCGCTTCGAGACCAGCGCTCCCATGAGCGAGGACAGGAACAGGGAAAGGCCGAGCGCGAGGACGAGCGGTCTGTTCACGAGGGCGTTCTGGTGATAGTAGAACAGGGCCGCGAGCGCCGCGAAAAAACCCTGCGTCATCGTGAGGCCGGTCACGCTCTTGACGTCGATGCTGCCAAGTCCAAGCAGCTGCGGCACATACAGCAGCAGTGGGAACATGACGATGCCGCCGCCGATGCCGAGCAGGCCCGAGAGGAACCCGACCGACAACCCAACGAGGAGCAGGAACAGGGCCAAGCCGGCGTCCATCAGTGCTCCACAAAAATGCGCTTTTGTTCCCCTTCGGTGCCCCCGGACACGTCGCCGATATACGCCGCCGTGATGTTCTCTTTCTGCAGGGCCGCGACGAGCCGGTCCTTCCTGTCCTTCGGAACGAAGATGAGCAGGCCGCCCGAGGTCTGGGCGTCGTTCATCAGGACGCGGTCGATCGCAGATACGTCCCTGTTCCATTCCACGAGAGGATCGTAGTTCTTCTGGTTGGCCCTCGTGCCCGCCGGCACCATGCCCATCTCAGCGATCGTTTTTGCTTCGGGGAAGATCGGCAGGCTTCGCGCGTGCAGCCGCGCCGCCAGTTTGCTTGCGATCAGGACCTCGGAGAGGTGCCCGATCAGCCCGAACCCGGTGATGTCCGTTGCCGTGCTGACACCGATTTCGAGCATGATCTCGCCTGCCCGCCTGTTCAGCGTCGCCATGGACCTCGTAAAGGTTTCCGCCGTCTCCGCGCTGCACCTGCCGGCCTTGATCCCTGTCGAGATGATGCCGGTGCCGATGGGTTTTGTCAGGACCAGCGCGTCGCCCGACCTGGCCTTCGTATTGTCCAGGATCCGGTCGGGATGGACCGAGCCCAGGACGGCATAGCCGAACTTCGGCTCTTTGTCCTTGATGGTATGGCCCCCGATGACCGGCACGCCGGCCTCAGTCATCTTCTCGAAGCCGCCCAAGATGATCCGTTTGTTGATCTCCCGGAAATCCTCGCTGCCCGGGAGAGCGGCAATGTTCAGTGCCGCCATCGCTTTCCCGCCCATGGCATACACATCGGAAAGAGCATTCGCAGCGGCGATGGCGCCGAACCAGTAAGGATCGTCCACGATGGGCGTGAAGAAATCCGCTGTCAGGACCATGGCGAGATCGTTAGAAATGCGGTATACACCGGCATCATCCGCGTTCGCGGCGCCCACGAGCACATTCTGGTCAATTATTTGTGGCAATTGTCCCAGGACCTGGGACAGATCAGCAGGGCTGAATTTCGATGCTCAACCAGCGCAGCTGGAAAGGTGTGTGAGCTTGATTTCCATGTTCGCCCTCCTCTCTCTTCGTCGTGGTGCGTGGGAAAATTGTCTTTTGATCTTATTGTTTTTTGAACAAATGTCAACGATTTTCCATCATAAGACACTAACCGTCATGACCACCGGCATTGCCGGTGGTTCCGCAAAAGTCAGCAAATAAGCCATCGGTCTCTTTTTTCATGGCAGATGGCTCAGCCCGTGTTTCATTTTCCACAGGAAATATTTTTCGAACCGGACTTTTAAAATTTTCGCCAAGATGGTCTTCTTCATAGAGGAGCTCTGGCGCGGCGGCAGTACGGGATAGGCTTTCATGTACGCGGCCGTATTTCCCATGTCCATGAGACAAACCACACCGATCTCATCGCCGGGTTGTGCGATCGTCCCGGTAATATCCGCTGCAATCGTCGCAGCTGCCGTCTTCGCCATCTTTACGGTCATGAACCCTGTCTTCGGGACACCCGTGGGGACCGGCGTTGCCTCCGGCGGCGCGATCGCTATCGCTACCCCTATGGCGAAGATATTCTTATGCTTCGCATGGCGGTAGTTCTTGTCAACCGGGATGAAACCGCGGGGATTGCCCAGCGGCATGACGGCAGGCACACCCTTGAACGGCGGGGCGATCATGGCAAGCTTAAAGGGCAATTTATTGCCGTCCTTCAGCCGTATCTCACCAGGCGCGACTTCCTGAATAGCCTGGCTCACAAGCGGCTTGATGTCCCTCTCGGCGAACTCATGCTCCATGAAAGTCTTCGATGCGCCAAGTCCGCCTACGCCCATGTGGCCGAGGTAGGGCTCGGACGTGAGATAGACGATAGGGACCTTATGCCTCATCTTCCGGCGTCGAAGCTCGGCGTCCATCTCGAATGCTAGCTCGTAGGACGGGCCAAAGCAACTCACCATCTGTGATGAGCCGAGGACTATGGGACCGGGATTCTCAAGGATCCTCTTCCAGGTCGCCCCGGTCTTTAACGCATGATCCAGCGTGAAGGTGCAGGCAGTGTATCCCTTGTCAGGTCCGAGTCCCGGGATCTCGTCAAAGGCAAGATGCGGTCCTGTTGAAATCACGAGATAATCATAGGGCAGCTCTTTCCCTTTTGAAGTAATGACCCTTGATGGGTCAGCATCTATCTGCTTTGCAGCATCATGAACAAACTCGATCCCCTTCGGTCTCAGGATCTCGCTCACCTTGAGCGTGATGTCCTGCGGCTTTCTCCACCCCATGATAAGCCACGGCAGCGAAGGCAGGAACACGAACCGGTCGTCCTCGCTTACCACGGTCACATCCGCTTTTCTCTTGAGCAGCCGCTTGAGTTCAAAGGCCGCTGTTAAACCCCCGAACGAGCCCCCTAACACGACGATTCTTGACATATATCCTCCCCCTGTACTTATGTTTAAAACAACCCTGTCACCTTCTGGCCTCCCGTAATGATGTCCGTCAACTTGTCGTAGTCGATTTTCTTTACCCGGTCATCCATATCGGAATCCTTGAGACCCCGGAGCCTCTTGTCGTCATCCAGAACATACACGCTGCCTGAAGAAGTCCCCAGCCGTTCCTTCTGGGCAAAATAGACGCCGTTCTGCAGGAGAACAAGATCGGCCCCGCTTTCCTTTGCAAGGGTCAACCCGAGTGCTCCATCGGTGGTATCCGGTGCGCT
The Nitrospirota bacterium DNA segment above includes these coding regions:
- a CDS encoding lytic transglycosylase domain-containing protein, whose protein sequence is MKRRTTLIAAAAALIACLPLAQARADIFQYTDENGVLNFTNVNGDGRKHKRVRSEPAQAGPATTQAPAGKPTPSHLSSSNIPSVYLDIINSACERHGVDPSLVHAIVKVESDFNPYATSNKGAMGLMQLMPETAVNMNVRNTFNPAENIDGGVKYLRYLIDRYEGNLSLALAAYNSGETAVRKWGTIPPFKETQSYVQRIMKIYNGGTARSFATGCTIYMGYSEDGSLVLTDNPSGRSGGKLKARKKSL
- the yedF gene encoding sulfurtransferase-like selenium metabolism protein YedF, which encodes MQIDARGKACPMPVMMAEEALAKVSEGIVEVVVDNEESALNVAGFAAQKGMFAETRKEGKDWFVKVVKGYACKTGSQPRDVHAALTTANERAQGVRSPEFQEKKKILLLIIGTDSLGKDEDLGSKLMKGFFDTMKVNQQLPHTIFFLNAGVKLTTVNEEVIGVLKEIEGMGVEIYSCGTCLKHYDLESRLAVGKRGTTNHIVEGMQDFDKVVWV
- a CDS encoding response regulator; amino-acid sequence: MKDYRYIRILVADDTEPVRSSVISILREMGFSNISEAKDGVEALAELKRRRYDLLLCDRNMPKLDGVSLIRIMRSDVDLKDLVIFMLTADAEKGHVIEAKALGVNDYIVKPFTADIVTSKIESVFGKNQESKGPLS
- a CDS encoding sulfite exporter TauE/SafE family protein codes for the protein MDAGLALFLLLVGLSVGFLSGLLGIGGGIVMFPLLLYVPQLLGLGSIDVKSVTGLTMTQGFFAALAALFYYHQNALVNRPLVLALGLSLFLSSLMGALVSKRIPDGALLIVFGVLALIASAMMLVPRSHARDEMTEDTVTFNKGLAVAIGIVLGFTIGLVGQGGAFILIPVLLYVLKIPLRVALGSTLAIGLFSSSAGLVGKLATGQVPFQLAIPLLVGAIPAARWGSIMGKKTNTRFLRWLLAALILATAVKVWASLL
- a CDS encoding FAD/NAD(P)-binding oxidoreductase, encoding MSRIVVLGGSFGGLTAAFELKRLLKRKADVTVVSEDDRFVFLPSLPWLIMGWRKPQDITLKVSEILRPKGIEFVHDAAKQIDADPSRVITSKGKELPYDYLVISTGPHLAFDEIPGLGPDKGYTACTFTLDHALKTGATWKRILENPGPIVLGSSQMVSCFGPSYELAFEMDAELRRRKMRHKVPIVYLTSEPYLGHMGVGGLGASKTFMEHEFAERDIKPLVSQAIQEVAPGEIRLKDGNKLPFKLAMIAPPFKGVPAVMPLGNPRGFIPVDKNYRHAKHKNIFAIGVAIAIAPPEATPVPTGVPKTGFMTVKMAKTAAATIAADITGTIAQPGDEIGVVCLMDMGNTAAYMKAYPVLPPRQSSSMKKTILAKILKVRFEKYFLWKMKHGLSHLP
- a CDS encoding DsrH/TusB family sulfur metabolism protein — its product is MIVMIKSAPDTTDGALGLTLAKESGADLVLLQNGVYFAQKERLGTSSGSVYVLDDDKRLRGLKDSDMDDRVKKIDYDKLTDIITGGQKVTGLF